The following proteins come from a genomic window of Thermodesulfovibrionales bacterium:
- the tolQ gene encoding protein TolQ, producing MKHTVIGLILGATPVVKAVMLILFIFSILSWFIIFYKFKYFRQAKKENEEFIKAFMKKGEPLQLFQLSRKLRVSPIAGVFRNVFNEEGYASKTELERNIKRYEALEIARLEQYLNFLATAGSTSPFIGLFGTVWGIMHSFMGIGAQGSASLAVVAPGIAEALIATALGLLVAIPAVIAYNYYLSMARKLTIEMEDFSEEILELLSNISTESQMPGHKSRGSL from the coding sequence ATGAAACATACAGTAATAGGTCTTATACTCGGTGCAACTCCTGTTGTGAAGGCAGTGATGCTTATCCTTTTTATTTTCTCTATACTATCATGGTTCATTATATTTTATAAATTTAAATATTTCAGGCAGGCAAAGAAAGAAAATGAGGAATTCATAAAGGCATTTATGAAGAAAGGTGAACCCCTCCAGCTTTTTCAGCTTTCAAGAAAGCTCAGGGTTAGTCCAATAGCTGGTGTTTTCAGGAATGTCTTCAATGAAGAAGGATATGCCTCTAAAACAGAACTTGAACGCAATATAAAAAGATATGAAGCCCTCGAGATAGCAAGACTTGAGCAGTATCTCAATTTTCTTGCCACTGCTGGCTCTACATCTCCTTTTATAGGACTATTTGGTACTGTATGGGGTATAATGCATTCCTTTATGGGAATTGGTGCTCAGGGTTCTGCAAGTCTTGCAGTGGTTGCACCGGGTATTGCGGAGGCACTTATCGCTACAGCCCTTGGCCTTCTTGTAGCTATACCTGCTGTTATTGCCTACAATTACTATCTCAGCATGGCAAGAAAACTTACCATAGAGATGGAGGATTTTTCAGAAGAGATACTTGAATTATTATCCAATATTTCTACAGAGTCACAAATGCCAGGTCATAAGTCACGTGGATCTCTTTGA
- the pal gene encoding peptidoglycan-associated lipoprotein Pal: protein MHNSRFYGSKITIYSSLFVILLTPFVMSSCAPRKVVQKEAETAPQVERKPEAAQPEAEKIKAPGPEVITEKPVTEEVQVAKKEEKAIAKKTEFPDIYFDFDKYDIRPDAKPVLEKLASWLKSNPKAKVLIEGHCDERGTNQYNLALGERRANAAKNYLMALGISSSRIETVTYGEERPLCREQTEECWQLNRRAHFVIYE from the coding sequence ATGCATAATTCGAGATTTTATGGAAGTAAAATAACAATCTACAGTAGCCTGTTTGTCATTCTGTTAACCCCTTTTGTTATGAGCAGCTGTGCTCCTAGAAAGGTTGTTCAGAAGGAGGCCGAGACAGCTCCTCAGGTTGAAAGAAAGCCAGAGGCAGCACAGCCTGAAGCTGAAAAGATAAAAGCTCCAGGTCCAGAGGTTATTACAGAAAAACCTGTCACTGAGGAAGTCCAGGTGGCTAAAAAAGAAGAGAAAGCCATAGCAAAGAAGACAGAGTTTCCTGATATATATTTTGATTTTGATAAATATGATATAAGGCCAGATGCAAAACCTGTTCTTGAAAAACTCGCCTCATGGCTCAAATCAAACCCAAAAGCAAAGGTCCTTATAGAAGGGCATTGTGATGAGAGGGGTACGAATCAATATAACTTAGCTCTTGGCGAGAGAAGGGCTAATGCAGCAAAGAATTATTTAATGGCTCTTGGTATCTCATCTTCGAGGATAGAAACAGTCACCTATGGAGAAGAGAGACCGCTCTGCAGAGAGCAGACGGAGGAATGCTGGCAGCTAAACAGGAGGGCCCACTTTGTTATATATGAATAA
- a CDS encoding deoxyribodipyrimidine photo-lyase — MHIINYKRVRPLKEGPAKEGPVLYWMNRDQRVRDNWALLYAQKIAIERKVPLVVLFCFFNYYPRRSNRHFIFMLRGLQEVEQDLHEHNIPFFLIQGNPEFTIPSFIKEHDIGIVITDFDPLKDARRLRESVAQKINIPLYEVDAHNIIPPWIVSPKQEYAAYTIRPKIKRLLPEFLSDIPSLVRHPFTLRGSIQSIDWEGLLKKFEQGNELTIISWLKPGSNSGMEKLKDFLESKLKRYAEMRNNPVYNFQSNLSPYLHFGQISAQRVALEVIKIDSDKKSKEAFLEELIIRRELAENFCFYNKEYDNFNGFPEWAKQTLNKHRNDKRLYLYDLNDFERAATHDPLWNAAQLQMIKTGKMHGYMRMYWAKKILEWTESPEQALEFAIYLNDKYEIDGYDPNGFTAIAWSIGGVHDRPWPERKIFGKIRYMSYNGCRNKFDVDEYIKRWLEG; from the coding sequence ATGCATATCATCAATTATAAAAGGGTAAGGCCTCTTAAAGAAGGACCGGCAAAAGAGGGACCGGTTCTTTACTGGATGAACAGAGATCAGAGGGTCCGTGATAACTGGGCACTCCTTTATGCACAGAAAATAGCTATCGAAAGGAAGGTTCCCCTTGTTGTTTTATTTTGTTTTTTTAATTATTATCCCCGCAGGTCAAACCGGCATTTTATATTTATGCTTCGTGGTCTTCAGGAAGTGGAACAGGACCTTCATGAGCATAACATACCATTTTTTCTAATCCAGGGAAATCCTGAATTCACGATACCCTCTTTCATAAAGGAACATGATATAGGCATAGTCATAACAGACTTTGATCCATTAAAAGATGCAAGAAGATTAAGAGAATCTGTAGCTCAAAAAATAAATATACCCCTTTATGAAGTTGATGCTCATAATATAATACCTCCCTGGATTGTTTCCCCTAAACAGGAATACGCTGCATATACCATTAGACCAAAGATAAAGAGACTTCTGCCGGAATTTCTAAGTGATATTCCATCCCTCGTAAGACATCCCTTCACTTTAAGAGGAAGTATTCAGAGTATTGACTGGGAGGGGTTACTTAAGAAGTTTGAACAGGGTAATGAATTAACGATTATTTCTTGGCTAAAACCTGGAAGCAACTCAGGCATGGAAAAATTAAAAGATTTTTTAGAAAGTAAGCTTAAAAGATATGCAGAGATGCGAAATAATCCTGTATATAATTTCCAATCTAACCTATCACCCTACCTGCATTTCGGGCAAATTTCTGCTCAGAGAGTCGCACTGGAGGTTATTAAAATAGATTCTGATAAAAAATCAAAGGAGGCCTTCCTTGAAGAATTGATAATTAGAAGAGAGCTTGCAGAAAATTTTTGCTTCTACAATAAAGAATACGATAATTTTAATGGATTTCCTGAATGGGCAAAACAGACATTAAACAAGCATAGAAATGACAAGAGGCTTTATCTCTATGACCTTAATGATTTTGAACGGGCAGCCACCCATGATCCTTTATGGAATGCTGCTCAGTTACAGATGATAAAAACAGGTAAGATGCATGGCTACATGAGGATGTACTGGGCAAAAAAGATCCTTGAATGGACAGAATCACCTGAACAGGCTTTGGAATTTGCAATCTATCTTAATGACAAATATGAAATTGATGGATATGATCCCAATGGCTTTACAGCAATAGCCTGGAGCATAGGTGGAGTTCATGACAGACCCTGGCCTGAGAGAAAGATCTTTGGGAAGATAAGATATATGAGCTATAATGGATGTAGAAATAAATTCGATGTCGATGAATATATAAAGAGATGGCTGGAGGGATAA
- a CDS encoding pyridoxamine 5'-phosphate oxidase family protein produces MTLKEYFENITGTGILSSADRSGKVTIAIYSVPRVMDDGTVCFIMRERLTYKNLLENPHAAFMFIEDGASYRGIRLFLTKVREDHNEELIKKMTRRYLTPEEDEAKGPKHLVIFRVDKILPLIGDGDTGIRAI; encoded by the coding sequence ATGACACTAAAAGAGTATTTTGAAAACATTACTGGAACGGGAATATTATCATCGGCAGACAGAAGCGGCAAAGTCACAATCGCAATTTACTCAGTCCCTAGAGTCATGGATGACGGGACTGTCTGTTTTATCATGCGAGAAAGGCTGACCTACAAAAATCTTCTTGAAAATCCCCATGCGGCATTCATGTTCATTGAAGATGGTGCAAGCTACAGAGGTATCAGATTATTCCTGACCAAAGTTAGAGAAGACCATAATGAAGAATTGATTAAAAAAATGACTCGCAGATATCTTACTCCTGAGGAAGATGAGGCGAAGGGTCCAAAACATTTAGTAATATTCAGAGTAGATAAGATCCTTCCACTTATAGGAGATGGTGATACAGGTATAAGAGCTATATGA
- a CDS encoding SRPBCC domain-containing protein, with protein sequence MIIEASIEINADIRKVWSTFTDLTCWNDWTSIVQYAFSESKRIEEGKSFSFCLRAFTIPVSMKPFVEAIEPMKRIVWKGSKFWVSARHEFLFEEYGSATKVISREKISGIFIPLISELLIKKILQNVTLKFLNELKRSAEQKIQ encoded by the coding sequence ATGATAATTGAAGCATCAATTGAGATAAATGCTGATATCCGTAAGGTCTGGAGCACCTTCACTGATCTTACATGCTGGAATGACTGGACCAGTATAGTTCAATATGCTTTCTCAGAAAGCAAAAGAATCGAGGAGGGCAAATCATTCAGTTTCTGTTTAAGAGCCTTCACTATTCCCGTTTCAATGAAACCCTTTGTTGAGGCGATTGAGCCCATGAAGAGGATTGTATGGAAAGGTTCCAAATTTTGGGTAAGTGCCAGGCATGAGTTTTTGTTTGAAGAATATGGATCAGCAACAAAGGTCATAAGCAGGGAAAAAATTTCAGGCATTTTCATTCCTCTGATTTCAGAGCTTTTAATAAAAAAAATACTTCAAAATGTTACTTTAAAATTTTTGAATGAATTAAAGAGATCTGCAGAGCAAAAAATTCAATGA
- a CDS encoding DUF523 and DUF1722 domain-containing protein produces MKGIKIGISSCLLGERVRYDGSHKLNHFLKYTLGRFVEWVPVCPEVEYGLPVPRQSLRLYGSPDNPRLIESRTGIDHTDGMRRWIKSKLDELEKEELCGFVFKSNSPSSGLRNVRVYGPSGIPSRTGIGLFAAAFIRRFPLIPVEDDGRLNNPVLRENFIERIFVYKRWQDLKKTGSKIKEIIEFHRDHKFLILAHSPKHYKILGNLLASHKKGNLENIKSEYISNLMECLRLIATVKKNTNVLLHIMGYFRKLLNKDEKEELLEIIENYHKGYIPLVVPITLIRHYVRKFNIEYLSRQYYLNPHPVELMLRNHV; encoded by the coding sequence ATGAAGGGCATAAAAATCGGCATAAGCAGCTGTCTTCTGGGAGAAAGGGTACGCTATGATGGCAGCCATAAACTCAATCATTTTCTGAAATATACCCTCGGCAGATTTGTTGAATGGGTGCCAGTATGTCCCGAGGTAGAATATGGCCTGCCCGTCCCCAGACAGTCGCTGCGGCTCTACGGTAGTCCTGATAATCCGAGACTTATTGAATCCAGAACAGGCATTGACCATACAGACGGAATGAGGAGATGGATAAAGAGCAAACTTGACGAACTTGAAAAAGAAGAACTCTGTGGATTTGTTTTTAAAAGTAATTCTCCAAGCTCAGGACTGCGGAACGTTAGAGTTTACGGACCATCAGGCATTCCTTCTCGCACTGGTATAGGTCTATTTGCTGCAGCCTTTATCAGAAGGTTCCCTCTTATTCCGGTTGAGGACGATGGCAGGTTGAACAATCCTGTTTTAAGAGAAAATTTCATAGAGAGAATATTTGTCTATAAAAGGTGGCAGGATCTCAAAAAGACAGGTTCAAAGATAAAGGAAATTATTGAATTTCATAGAGATCACAAATTTCTTATTCTTGCCCACAGCCCTAAACATTATAAAATTCTTGGTAATCTTCTGGCATCTCATAAAAAGGGAAATCTAGAGAATATAAAATCAGAATATATTTCTAACCTTATGGAGTGTCTTAGGTTAATCGCTACTGTAAAAAAGAATACTAATGTGCTTCTCCATATAATGGGATATTTCAGGAAACTGCTGAACAAGGATGAAAAAGAGGAACTTCTTGAAATCATTGAAAATTATCATAAAGGTTATATACCACTCGTAGTTCCTATAACGCTCATAAGACATTATGTACGCAAATTCAACATAGAATACCTTTCCAGGCAGTACTATCTCAACCCCCATCCTGTTGAACTAATGCTCAGAAACCATGTGTAA
- a CDS encoding NAD(P)H-binding protein, with translation MNYLSLSPDDRVLILGATGFVGSRLIPELLKQNVRLRLFVREKSKASIFSSLKGDIEIFQGDLVSGRGIDKALEGIHTAYYLVHSMGGKSIFINREFAIKDKIAARNFIGAANNLSLRRVIYLGGLGEMGDNLSEHLRSRAEVGEILSSGKPRATILRAAIIIGAGSASFEMLRYLVERLPVMVCPKWIDTKIQPIAIRDVLAYLVGCLLNSATAGYSFDIGGPDILTYREMIHQYAEVRGLPRRLIFTVPFLTPLLSAYWVDLVTPVPSGIAHPLIEGLKNEVICRDNEIDKFVSIKKTPFKEAVRIALSEEKEGPGAKSL, from the coding sequence ATGAATTATCTATCACTTTCACCTGATGACCGTGTATTAATTTTGGGAGCTACAGGGTTTGTGGGAAGCAGACTGATTCCTGAACTCCTTAAACAAAATGTAAGATTGAGACTCTTTGTACGGGAAAAATCAAAGGCCTCTATTTTCTCATCCCTCAAGGGTGATATAGAGATCTTTCAGGGTGACCTTGTTTCAGGCAGGGGCATTGATAAGGCCCTTGAAGGTATTCATACAGCTTATTATTTAGTTCATTCTATGGGCGGTAAAAGTATATTTATAAACAGAGAATTCGCCATTAAGGACAAGATAGCCGCCAGAAACTTTATAGGTGCTGCAAACAATTTATCCCTAAGAAGGGTCATTTATCTTGGCGGTCTCGGTGAGATGGGAGATAATCTATCGGAGCACCTAAGAAGCAGGGCAGAGGTTGGAGAAATTCTCAGTTCAGGAAAACCCAGAGCTACAATATTAAGGGCAGCCATAATAATAGGAGCTGGAAGTGCATCCTTTGAGATGCTACGCTATCTGGTTGAGAGGCTTCCTGTAATGGTCTGTCCTAAATGGATAGACACTAAGATCCAACCCATTGCAATAAGGGATGTCCTAGCCTATCTTGTCGGCTGCCTTCTTAATTCCGCTACAGCAGGATATTCATTTGACATCGGAGGTCCGGATATTCTCACTTACAGGGAAATGATTCATCAATACGCAGAGGTTCGAGGTCTTCCGCGGAGATTGATATTCACGGTACCTTTTCTGACTCCTCTTCTTTCAGCTTACTGGGTAGATCTTGTTACGCCTGTGCCATCGGGAATTGCCCACCCTCTGATAGAGGGGCTTAAAAACGAGGTCATATGCAGGGATAATGAAATTGATAAATTTGTATCAATTAAGAAAACTCCTTTTAAAGAAGCTGTAAGGATCGCCCTTTCAGAGGAGAAGGAAGGCCCGGGAGCAAAGAGCCTCTGA
- the tolR gene encoding protein TolR has translation MAYLRRNREREVMSEINVTPFVDVMLVLLVIFMVTAPLMQQGIDVALPKAKGKELPPEERLVVTVNSDGKIYLNDVPVNLSSLKEKLSLLSKKNPEVFLRADRSVSYGFVAELMAEIRDAGIEKIGLITEPKRE, from the coding sequence ATGGCATATCTCAGAAGAAACAGAGAAAGAGAGGTAATGTCTGAGATAAATGTAACGCCTTTTGTGGATGTGATGCTCGTGCTCCTTGTGATATTCATGGTTACTGCACCCCTGATGCAGCAAGGCATAGATGTGGCCCTTCCGAAGGCAAAAGGTAAAGAGCTTCCTCCTGAGGAGAGATTAGTAGTCACAGTAAACTCTGATGGAAAAATATATCTGAATGATGTGCCTGTTAATCTCTCTTCACTCAAAGAGAAGCTTTCTCTTTTATCAAAAAAGAATCCAGAGGTCTTTCTGAGAGCAGACAGATCTGTGTCTTATGGCTTTGTGGCCGAGCTAATGGCAGAGATAAGGGATGCCGGCATAGAGAAAATTGGCCTTATAACGGAACCCAAGAGGGAGTAA
- a CDS encoding TonB C-terminal domain-containing protein: MTVLPLDSRVRIKKYRTSVAFEASLRLMSFAFSFFLHLFIAGMILLFQSKTLIKERERFITVSILKGSQVFSPESGIKGELQGRASPSAINDSEKGKTESLAQDIADQIVEERLHAIRAKKRIEKIARLRTVITQEGNQSEYRGQKSESKERAESRNNLTVASSQSSLSEYTAIIAKIIRTNWHYPEIARKGLTGTVIIYVGRDGVIKTIDFKTSGDRLFDYSLKNALQRSSPLPPPPEELEIELRFTR; encoded by the coding sequence ATGACCGTACTTCCTCTGGACTCCAGGGTCAGGATTAAAAAATATAGAACTTCTGTTGCCTTTGAAGCTAGCCTCAGGCTGATGAGTTTCGCCTTTTCATTTTTTCTTCACCTGTTCATTGCAGGGATGATTTTACTTTTTCAGAGTAAGACTCTAATTAAAGAAAGGGAAAGATTCATAACTGTGAGCATCCTTAAAGGTTCACAGGTTTTCAGTCCTGAGTCAGGGATAAAAGGCGAGTTACAGGGAAGGGCAAGCCCATCAGCTATAAATGATTCTGAAAAAGGGAAGACCGAATCACTGGCCCAAGACATAGCTGATCAGATTGTAGAGGAAAGACTCCATGCCATTAGGGCAAAAAAACGTATAGAAAAAATAGCAAGACTCAGGACAGTAATCACTCAAGAGGGAAATCAGTCAGAATACAGAGGTCAGAAATCAGAGTCTAAAGAAAGGGCAGAGTCAAGAAATAATCTTACAGTTGCGAGCTCTCAATCTTCCCTCTCGGAATATACTGCAATAATCGCAAAGATTATCAGGACAAACTGGCATTATCCTGAAATTGCAAGGAAAGGTCTGACGGGAACAGTAATAATCTATGTTGGCAGGGATGGTGTTATAAAAACAATTGATTTTAAGACATCTGGCGATAGGTTGTTTGATTACTCTTTAAAAAATGCCTTACAGAGGTCTTCCCCCCTTCCTCCGCCACCTGAAGAACTGGAAATTGAATTGAGGTTTACAAGATGA
- a CDS encoding lipocalin family protein, which yields MNKTKELLLIASIMFLQACSTATKNPLPPLEVVPFVDLTRYTGVWYEISRYPHPFQEGCVGSRATYTLRKDGKIDVINECYDGSFSGKLRRVKGTAKVIDKSTNARLKVSFFWPFYGDYWIIDLGKNYEYAVVGHPTRKYLWILSREKTMDEKLYSEILQRLEAKGYDTTKLIKTLQE from the coding sequence ATGAATAAAACTAAAGAGCTTCTTTTAATTGCATCCATAATGTTTTTACAGGCATGCTCTACAGCTACGAAAAATCCTTTGCCTCCTCTTGAGGTTGTTCCTTTTGTAGACCTTACAAGGTATACAGGAGTCTGGTATGAAATCAGCAGGTATCCTCATCCCTTTCAGGAAGGATGCGTTGGTAGCAGAGCAACATACACACTCAGAAAAGATGGAAAAATTGATGTAATCAACGAATGCTATGACGGATCATTCAGCGGAAAGTTAAGAAGAGTTAAGGGTACTGCCAAGGTTATTGATAAAAGCACTAATGCCAGGCTGAAGGTATCTTTTTTCTGGCCCTTTTATGGAGATTACTGGATAATTGACCTCGGCAAGAATTATGAATATGCTGTTGTAGGACATCCAACAAGAAAATACCTGTGGATACTTAGCAGAGAGAAGACCATGGACGAAAAACTCTACAGTGAAATACTTCAAAGGCTTGAAGCAAAGGGCTACGACACAACAAAACTTATAAAAACTTTACAGGAGTAA